Proteins from one Pseudomonas sp. KBS0710 genomic window:
- a CDS encoding cytochrome ubiquinol oxidase subunit I, translated as MFGLEALDLARIQFAFTISFHILFPAITIGLASYLAVLEGLWLKTHNDTYRDLYHFWSKIFAVNFGMGVVSGLVMAYQFGTNWSRFSDFAGAVTGPLLTYEVLTAFFLEAGFLGVMLFGWNKVGRKLHFFATVMVAVGTLISTFWILASNSWMQTPQGFEIIDGRVIPTDWLAVIFNPSFPYRLMHMATAAFVATAFFVGSSAAWHLLRGKDNPAIRTMLSMAMWMALIVAPIQAVIGDFHGLNTLKHQPAKIAAIEGHWENIGNEPTPLILFGWPDMKAEKTKYAVEIPYLGSLILTHSLDKQVPALKEFPPEDRPNSTIVFWSFRVMVGLGFLMIFTGLFSLWLRRGDKMYTSKPFLYLALWMGPSGLIAILAGWFTTEIGRQPWVVYGLMRTADASSGHSLAQMTITLVLFVVVYFALFGAGLGYMMRLVRKGPQTHEGSEPTHGGPGQKRTPARPLSAADDGSDDDQTHIQHKGN; from the coding sequence ATGTTCGGTTTGGAGGCGCTAGATCTCGCCCGAATTCAATTCGCGTTCACCATCTCGTTTCACATCCTGTTCCCGGCGATTACCATCGGCCTGGCCAGTTACCTTGCGGTGCTGGAAGGCTTGTGGCTCAAGACCCACAACGATACCTACCGTGACCTCTACCATTTCTGGTCGAAGATCTTTGCCGTCAACTTCGGCATGGGGGTGGTTTCGGGCCTGGTCATGGCTTACCAGTTTGGTACCAACTGGAGCCGCTTTTCGGACTTCGCCGGCGCCGTTACCGGCCCGCTTCTGACCTACGAAGTGCTCACGGCCTTCTTCCTTGAGGCGGGTTTCCTCGGGGTGATGTTGTTCGGCTGGAACAAGGTGGGGCGCAAGCTGCACTTCTTTGCCACGGTGATGGTGGCCGTCGGTACGCTGATCTCAACCTTCTGGATTCTGGCCTCCAACAGCTGGATGCAGACGCCGCAAGGCTTTGAAATCATCGACGGCCGGGTGATTCCCACCGACTGGCTGGCGGTGATCTTCAACCCGTCGTTCCCCTACCGCTTGATGCACATGGCTACGGCAGCCTTTGTCGCTACGGCGTTCTTTGTCGGTTCCTCGGCGGCCTGGCACTTGTTGCGCGGCAAGGACAACCCGGCAATCCGCACCATGCTGTCGATGGCGATGTGGATGGCCCTGATCGTGGCGCCTATCCAGGCGGTGATCGGTGACTTCCATGGCCTCAACACCTTGAAGCATCAACCGGCGAAAATCGCCGCGATTGAAGGCCACTGGGAAAATATCGGCAACGAGCCGACGCCGCTGATCCTGTTCGGCTGGCCCGACATGAAGGCCGAGAAAACCAAATACGCGGTCGAAATTCCGTACCTTGGCAGCCTGATCCTGACCCACTCTTTGGACAAGCAGGTGCCGGCGCTCAAGGAGTTCCCGCCCGAGGACCGCCCCAATTCGACCATTGTGTTCTGGTCGTTCCGGGTCATGGTCGGCCTGGGCTTCCTGATGATCTTCACCGGTCTGTTCAGCCTGTGGCTGCGCCGGGGCGACAAGATGTACACGTCCAAGCCGTTCCTGTACCTGGCGTTGTGGATGGGCCCTTCCGGCTTGATCGCGATTCTTGCCGGTTGGTTCACCACCGAAATCGGCCGCCAGCCGTGGGTGGTGTATGGGCTGATGCGCACTGCGGATGCTTCATCCGGGCATAGCCTGGCGCAGATGACCATCACGCTGGTGTTGTTCGTGGTGGTGTACTTCGCGCTGTTCGGCGCCGGTTTGGGCTACATGATGCGCCTGGTGCGCAAAGGCCCGCAGACCCACGAAGGCAGCGAGCCAACCCATGGTGGCCCAGGCCAGAAACGTACACCGGCCCGTCCGTTGTCCGCCGCCGATGACGGCAGCGATGACGACCAAACCCACATCCAGCACAAGGGGAATTGA